TCCCATGGTCGATCCCTCCTGCTGAAGGTGAGTGCCGGGCGCGCACCACGAGATGCGGTGCAACCGTCGCCGCACACCCATGCTATCGGTACGCACACGGCGTGCCTCGCGGCTCGACGCCCCCCGTGTCTTGCGCTTGCACGCCGGCACGTGTGGCTCCTCTTGTAGAAGAGCGAGGCGAGAGCCGCCGGCGTCTGGCAGCCGGCGCCGGCGCGGTCGGCTATCGTCGGAGTGTGACTCGCAGCGCGACCATGCTGGATCGCAGCACGATGTCGTTGCCGTCTTCGCGACTTGCCTCGTGCTGTGCGAGCACACTTGCGCGATAGCCGAGATCGATCCGCATCGTTCTCGCGACATCGCCGCGCAATCCTGCAATCAGGCTCGCGCCGCTCTGGCGCAGCGTCACCTCGCCGCCCTCGCGCCGCAGGCTGTTGACGCGCGGCAGGTACGAACCGTCGGCGTCGGCGAATACGCGGAGCCGCGCGGCAACCGGTAGCTCGATCGACACGCCGGCTAACGGTATGGGCAGTTCCTGCGTCACGAAGTCCTCGCTCGTTTCGTGCAACGCGCTGCCGGGCGCGAGCGTGCCGTGCAACTGGAAGCTCAGGGCGACGAACGTGATCCCGCCGCGGACATCGAGCTGGCCGCCGCCTAACGTCAAGACGCGCCGGCTCACGGTGCCGGTCAACGTCATGAATTGTGGGAAGCCGACGGATGTGCGGAGAACGGTTCCGCGCTCGAGCGTCGCGCCGTTGAACGTGACATCGCGGGGCAGCGTCGTGCGGCCATCGAGCGTCGTGCTCGTGATCGCGAGGTCGGCCCACGTGCGGGCGCCGAGCCGGCGGCCGACGCCTAACGAGTAGTCGAACACGCGCCGGACGCGCACGTCGGGACCGAATCGCACGCGCGTCCCGGCGGTCGCGTTCTCGCGCACCTGCACCCATCCGTCCGGCGCGCCGGCGTCGACTCCGGCGACGACCCGCCATCCGGCGATCGAATCCGGCTGCGCGGCGACCCGCCAGATGGGCATCGCCGCGGCCGCAAGCACGAGGACGACGCCCCGCATGAACCGTTAGGCGGTGGCGCTCGAGCGGCCGGCCGAGCAGCGCCTTACGTGGGGCGCATAGCGCGAGTCCATCCAGCTCCGTACAGCGGTCACGGTATTGGCCGCGAACACGACGGCGATGCCGCCGGCTGCCTAACGGGCGCCGGACATCCGCTGAGAAAGGGCGCGACGACGGCGCGTGCGGTGAGCCCTATGAGCATGGTTCCCGTGTTGCCCGGGGAATGCCGCATCCAGTGAACGCGGCGGCGGCGCCGATCGACTCGGCGCGCGCCCTATATGTAGGCGGCGCGCACAAAGCTCGGCAAGAAAAGATCTCCGCGTGGAGATCGTCCAAGCGAGCACAGCGGCGATCCCTAGGTCAGCACTCTCCGGCGCCAAGCCACGGCGCCGATGACCCGCCCAACGTAGAGCCCGCTGGATCACGCGTGGCAGCAGCACCCTTGACTTCACGGCCGCCGGCGGTGTGTCGCTCATTCCCTGTGCGCTCGGGCTGGCCGGTGTCATCGCGTTTCTCGTTGCACGGCACACGCGGGAGATCGGCATGCGCGTGGCACTCGGCGCGACCAGGCAGGCTGTCGTGCGCGATTTCATGCGCGCGGCGGTTCGCCCGGTGGTCATCGGGACGTTGTTCGGCCTCGCCGCGGCGCTGCCCCCGCGGCGCGTCTGTTAGGCGCGTGGGTGGTCGGAGTGTCGGCGCGGGATCCGGCGTCGTTCGGCGTCGCGACGACCGTGCTGGTGGTGAGTGCGTTGCTCGCCAGCTACGTCCCGGCGCGGCAGGCGGCGCGCGTCGATCCAGCGGTCGCGCTCAAGGCCGACTGAGCGTCGTGCGGCAGCGTCCGAGAGGGGCCTGTTACGGGCATCGCCGCGAGGATCTCCAGCGGCGTGTCACGTGGCTGGCAGGTACGCGGTGTACCTTGATTCTGCTTACGATGTACTGCACGGCGCCCGAAGCGGTGCATCGCCGGTCGGTCGCCGTTTAGCATCGCATCCTTTCATCCGAGGACACGACATGCTCCGGTCTCGCGTGTTCGCATCGTTCGCCGCATGTGCGGCGTTGTCGCTTGCGAGCTCATCGGTTGCGGCTCAGGCCCCGCACTATCACGTGGTCAAGCGCATGGTGCTGGGTCACACGCGCGCCGATTACATCATTGTGGATCCCGTTGGGCGCAAGCTCTATGGGTTAGGCGACATGGTGTTCGACGTGGACAAGGATACGGCGATCGGCACGATCGCGGGCGGCGGCGGCGGGTACGCCATCGCCCACGATGAGAACCGCGGTTTCGTTCGCGATGGTGTGTTGTTCGACCTGAAGACGCAGGCCGTGACGGGACACGTCGACACGAAGGGCGACGGCATTCGCTACGATCCGGTGACGCACCGCGCGTTCACATGGGAGGGTCCGAACGCGTGGGTGGTCGACATGAAGACCGGAGCGCTCATCGCAAAGCCTAACATCGGCGTCGGCCTCGAGTCGGGCGTCGCGGACGGGAAGGGGAAGTTGTTTCTCAACGTCGAGGACTCGGGGTTCGTCGAGCGCGTCGACACGAGGAGCTACAACATTGAGGATACCTACCGCATTCCGCACTGCGGGCGCGCGCAGGGTCTGGCGATGGACAATGCGTCGCGCCGGCTCTTCATGGCGTGCGACAGCGAGATGGTGGTCGTCAACGCCGACAACGGCAGCGTCGTGTCGCGCATCCACGTGCCGAGCCGCGCCGACGAGAACGCGTTCGATCCGGGAACGAAGCTCGCGTTCAACGCGAACCGCGTGGACAGCACGATGACCGTGGTGCACGAGGATTCGCCGGACAAGTTCACGGTCGTCGAGAAAGTGCCGACGGGCGGCGCGGCGCGCACCTGTGCGGTGGATGAGAAGACGCACAAGGTGTATGTGTTCTACTACGAGGGAACGTCGCGGGAGACGGCGCAGCTGGTGCTGGCGGTGTTGGCGCCCTGATCTCCGGATCGATGTGTTGCCTGGTCTAACGAGGGCGGCGCCCCGGGGGACGCAGCGCATCGCCGGCTATGCATCTGGCGGCGCACCGCACGCCGCCATAAGTTAGGCGCGGTTCCCCATCTCCGAGGTCGGTCATGCAGCGCAGTCGTAACCTTCCCGCGGTGTTAGGCGCGTGCCACGCCGCGAGCATCGCACTGGCGGCGGTGTTGTTCGCCGTGTACGTACCGGCAACGAGTGCCCAGCAGCCGACGGCGCCGGCGAAGCCGGACTCCTCGGGCGCCGCAATGGAAACCATGTTGCGGTCGATGATGGATCAGCAGACCGCGCGCATGGGGCAACTCGCAGCCGTATCGCTGACTGCGCGTTTGGCGGTGCTTGCCAAGCCCGACGCGGCGCAGAACCTGGCGACGTTCGTGCGCAATCTGTACGACGCGCTCATGGCGAAGGGGTTCAGCAAAGACGAGGCGCTC
Above is a window of Gemmatimonadaceae bacterium DNA encoding:
- a CDS encoding FtsX-like permease family protein → MSLIPCALGLAGVIAFLVARHTREIGMRVALGATRQAVVRDFMRAAVRPVVIGTLFGLAAALPPRRVC